The Ovis canadensis isolate MfBH-ARS-UI-01 breed Bighorn chromosome 24, ARS-UI_OviCan_v2, whole genome shotgun sequence DNA window AGCCCTTTAGATCTGAGACTCGTGCACACACGTGACCCTGTGGTCTCTGTGGGTTATTCTGCGAGGCCGCCATGGCTGCTGCGGAACTAGCTGGCGACACCGCTGCAGTGGGCCCTGGGCTCCAGAAGTCAGCGTCAGAGTCACTGGGTGTGTCTGCGTGTACTGCGTACCCACTACGCATCTGCGTTGGCCACTGTAGTCCTGAGTCTTGTGTAAACGTTGGCTGAACGTGTGAATGGacagaaggagagaagggagggagggaggggaggaaggaagaaatcagGAAAGAAACACTGCagttttcctccttcctccttccaatTTGCTGAAATGACCTGCGTGTTGAATAAAGACTTGAATCAACTTGATCCGTATTTAAGGCAAAGATGGAATCTCTTGGAACCCATGGGAGCTATAGACCAGTACGGCCTTTCTTTGGAGTCAGTAACTCCATGTTCCAGCCCCTGGAAGAATCACCCCTGGTGGCCTCCCGCTTCAGAGCGTTCTGTGAGGATTTAGAGGCCAGGGCCCCCTGAGCCGAGCCTAGAGGCTAGTCTAACCGTGGCCCCAGTGGGGTCTTTCTCCAGAGCCCTGATGATCAGGTTGCCCTTGTATGCCGCTGCTCAGGCGTGTCAGCCACGGCCCGGGGCTGGCGGTGGCCAGTTTTTTAAGAGAGGGCTCGAGAGAACCCTGGCAGGGCCAACGCCTGGAGGTGGCTGgagggcaggagaccccagtggtGGTCCAGGCATGGGTTTCGGGAGAGCTGACTGGCACACCATGGCTCTCAGGAGGGTCTTTGTGGTCTGTGTGGTGGGAAATGCAGCAACTCAGGCCACCCTGAAACGTAGTCTGCTTGAGGCCTGACTCTGGTCAGTCTTGGGCGGGAGGGGTGACAGGAGGGTCCAGAGTCGTTTTCCTGTGGGGTTGGGCCTGATAAGGTGAGCAGAAAGTGTGGTCACCAGGCCCAGTAGAGCTTGGCTCCACGCCATCCGGGCTGGGCAGGGCCTGGCCGAACCCAGTGTCCATGCTTCCTGTGGGCACCTTACCCTGCCCGTCTCCAGCAGTATCTGTTCCCTGCGGGGGACGGGGGTTGGACAGAGCGGACGCCCACGCCTGCCCCCAGGACCTGAGCCCGGCCCCTGGGAGTGGGTGTCGGGCTGGGGGTTGCAGAGGAGCTCTTGGGCGGGGGGAGGTGAGTGCCCAGAGACCGCTGTGCCCTGCAGGTGGACCGGGTTAGCTACCTGCTGCAGGAGATCTATGGCATTGAGAACAAGAACAACCAGGAGACCAAGGTGCGTGCTCGCGGCCCCACGGGCAGGCCAGGCCAGCGTGCCCCCCGCGCTCCGCTGGCTGCTCGGAGGTGGTGACCTGCCTGGGCCCCCATCCTGGCCAGGGCCCTGCCGTGCCTTCCCCTGGAGGCCCCAGGACCCCGGCTCCATCGCTTTTCCTTCATTCTTGAGTTATCAGAGTCTGTGGGACGTTTTGTCCTTTTTCCAGCACATGCGCTGCCTCCTCCCATCACTGGGCTCCGGCTGTCGGGGCAGCCTGGGACGCCGGGCCGGCTCCTGCCCCCAGACCTTGCCCAGGTGGCCCTGGCCTTTCCCCCCTCACAGCAGCGGCTCAGCTCGGGGTGTGACATCCGtgaggggagcctggcggcccATAGAGCCTGGGTGTGGGGGCACAGACCCCCTCAATTGTGGGCAACAGGAGACCTGAGTCCTCTCTATTTGGGGGGTAGATGGGGGGACGCCCTGCTCCTCGGTGACCTTCCTCTGCCCCCGGGGGCTTCCCTTGGCCCCCGCAGCCCCCCGAGGGGAAGGTCCCCAGCGTCTGACCTCTGGCCTCGGGAGCCACTGACCCTGGGCGCCTCGTGTCCCCGCAGCCCTCGGATGAGGAGAACAGCGACAACAGTAGCGAGTGCGTGGTGTGCCTGTCTGACCTCCGGGACACGCTGATCCTGCCCTGCCGCCACCTCTGCCTCTGCAACTCCTGTGCGGACACGCTGCGCTACCAGGCCAGCAACTGCCCCATCTGCCGGCTGCGTGAGTGGGGCAGGCGGGGGCGGCACAGGCAGGGCCCCCGCAGTCACGGCCAGCACCGCTGGGGAGGTCGGACCCGGTCCAGGAGGGACTGGCGGCCGGTGTGTGCAGGGAGCTGCCGAGACGCGATCAGCGACTCAGAGCTTCTCAAGGAGTACATGGGACAGactcagcagttcagttcagttcagttgctcagtcgtgtccgactctgcgaccccacggaccgaagcacgccaggcctccatcaccaactcctggagcttattcaaactcatgtccatcgagttggtgatggcatccaaccatctcatcctctgccatccccttcttccaccttcaatctttgccagctgctgctgctgctaagtctttcccagcatcagggtcttttcaaatgagtctgatAAGACACAACAATAAAGTGGAAAATGTGCTGGGTGTAAATGATCACGGAGTTAAATTTGGTTTCCTGGAGCATCTGGAAAAGGTTGTCACATCAGGCCGAATTTTGAGTAAAACATCCATCCTCCAGCAGAGAAGGAGCGTCCTCAGGGCGTGGGTCCTGCTGGTGTCTCGGGTCCTGGCCGGGTCCCAGTGGGTGCTGGGTGTGGGCAGTGAGGGCGCCCTCGTGTGGCCGCGGCGGGACATTCTCTCTGAATAAACAAAGGATGGCCCCTTTTTTCAGTCATAGGTGGCTGTCAGGTGTATTGTTGCTTTCGGAAGCAGTGCATGGGTAGGTTTGAAATTCGGGTCGTGAAAACATGTTTTTATTGttgtgtttagttctttggtcagTGACTGTCCGCTATAAAGCTCTTTTGTTGGATAGTTTATAGCTACGTTAAAATCATGCTTCAGAGCAGTTAATCGATATTCATGGCCTTGGGAAAccctgggagagaaaaagaaagtgtgatTTACAAATAGCAAAgctcagggagttccctggtgtccTAGTGGTTAGagctccaggctttcactgctgggacccaggtttaatccctggtggggACTGAGATCCCACAGACTGGTGGGTGCCCTGAAGCctggtataaaaaaaaaaaaaaagtccagtgttttattttttaatgcaaattgGTCTTTGTAACTAGGTGCTCTTTGCCCTATGAAATcgtttagcatattaaaaaacctaACTTACATTCAGTAAGGATTAATAACATGCCGTTTTACTTTGTTTCCCAACtggatttacttttgtttttagtgAATTACATTCCAGCTTAAAGGCGTTCAGTTGTTTGTATATACAGTCAGAGGAGACCAGGGCAGGGCATTTTGAAGGCTTTTGTTGTGATTaaatcatttgtttcattttcaataaCAAGTACTATTTCATGACTACTGTActtttcacaaaacaaattcttcATCCACctgaaaactaaaatataatgGTGGTTATGTTTCATCAGCTGTATTGGACTGACTGAAATTCCTCGTGTCTGAGAATCATGGTCTTTAGGGATTCATTCTTATATTCAATTCCAAGAAGGTGGTATGTTTCCCTGGAGCCTCTGGCTTCCTACAGGGAGGAATCTACTTatattctttcccttcttttttttttctcctttaacctTGACCCGGGCCTCTCCCGGGATCACTGCAGGGTGGGTGGTCGTCAGGGTCCCCAAAGCTCAGCAGGGTCTCAGAGTGCTGCCCCCACGTGATCTGAACCCCTCCCTCCCCCGCAGCGTTCCGAGCTCTTCTGCAGATCCGGGCGGTGCGCAAGAAGCCGGGGGCCCTGTCCCCCATCTCCTTCAGCCCTGTTTTGGCCCAGAGCATGGACCATGACGAGCATTCTGTGAGTGCATCTTCCTTTCTGTGCTGGAGCTGgagagggcgggggtgggggcctgTGAGAAGCCCCGCCCTCACGTTCGGGCAGAGAGGGCTCCTGGTGGGGCTGGTGGGGCAGCAGCAGGCTGCCCAGGCTCTGCCCTTAGGGCCGTGCCCTGCCAGCTTTTGGGGCCCCTGGCTCACCTGCCTGGTCCCAGGGGGCAGCGGTGAGGCTGAGTTCGGGGGGTCGACCCCGGCCCCGTGAGTGCCGGCTGCCCCGAGGACGTTGCTTCTACCAATAGCAAGGTTCTGAGACGCAGGTGACCTTTGGCTGAGTCTGAGTCGTGGTGTCAGTCACCTCTGCTCCACCACACCAGACAGCCAGGGGCATTGTGTGCTCTCAGGAAGGGAGTTCTCCTCCGAAGGGCGGCAGTGGCGCATCCTCAcctgctccctgccctcccagcccctgcccaggCACACAGGAGGGCACCCGCAGCCGTCCGCCGCACCTGCTCCCGAGAAACCGTGGGTCAGACCTTGCTGCAGCGGACGGGGGGAGTTAGACCAGGCTTCAGGGACCTCGAGAGACGGGGAGggagacagacacagaaacacagagacaTGGGCAGATGGGGATGAAGGTTGACAGGGCGGTGCTGAGagaagggcaggtggagaagcagAGGGAAGTGTGGAGAGACACACAGACGGGGCAGGGGTTCGGGGGTCGCCGAGGTGggcagagagacaaaagatggagGAGGGACGTGGGGCAGGCCCGGCTTCCGGGTCCCCACTGGCTTTGAGCGTTGTCAGcttctgagcctgttttcttGGCTCTCGACTGAGTTGTTTGGATCCCGTGATTCTCAGAGGCCCTGCCAGCACTCTGAAAGGGAGACAAGCCAACACTGCCCGGCCTGGCATCCCCACAGACGGTGCCTGCCCTGGGCCAGCAGGTGTGACGAGTTCTGCCCCAGTGTTTGAGAACTGGGCCGCTGTTTAAGTCTTTCAGTATCTTAAGGTGCTGTGTGCCCCTGGATCAGGGGCAAGGATGCCCATCTCCCCACTGTCCCGGGCCAGCCACACTGCTTATCCTGCTAGGCCTGTAGGCACCAGGGCTTCCAGCTCTGAAACCAGGCCCTCGGCCGTTTAACGGTAGACTTTATTTCAGAGCAGTGAgcaccttctccagcaccacccaTGTTGCTGGTGGGGAGAACGGTGCTGAGGTTCCCACCCCGAGGCAGGAGGCTGGCTGCTCCATGGAGGGTGCGCTCAGGCAGTGGGTTCTTACTGCCGCTGCTCCCGATTTCTGCCCTGGTGTCCGAGGGTCAGGTGGGACCCTCCCGTGTTTGTCCCTCTCACTGTGGAAGGGCTGAAGCACCTCCCACAGTGCAGGGCAGCCCAGGGCATGGATGGTTAACGTTGCACGCTCCCGAGGGCTAGCGCAGCCCTCTCTGGAGGTTATGATCCCAAGTAAGGGGCCCTCATTCTCTACCACGTTCCCTGCGCGAGCAGTTTCCACGAAGTACCAGAGCCCACATGAGCCATTTTCTGCAGTGAATCTTAAGATCAGCACTGAGTGGGAGCGATCGGAGGCTTTAACTCCATCTTTAGGAGTCAGGCTTGGCAATGAGTCGACCAGGCCGTGTTGGGGCCTCCAGCTCCCTTCTCTGTGCCCAGCTGGGCCCCCTCGTGGGGCGTGCTTGGCCGCTGTCTTGCCTGCCCCAGCCAGGACCTGCTgcttggcagggggtgggggttggccCAAACCAGGAGTGGCCGCTGGGGACAGGCACTGGCTCCTCCAGTGCCAAGAGGACGCACAGGCCCAGCCTACCCAGGCCCCGAGGTAGAACCTGTGCTCAGGCAGGTCCCCGCGGGCGGCTCAGAGGCTGGTAGAGTTTGCAAAGCGCTGGCTCCCGGCCTGCCCGGAGGCCAGAAGGCCAGGGAGACCCCGTCCAGCCCACTCGGCGCCGCACGGGGGGTGGCAGCGGTAAAACCTATGATTTTTATCTTGACAGTGtccctttaaaaaatcaaagtcgCACCCCGCCTCCCTGGCCAGCAAGAAACCTAAAGGGGAAACAGTAAGTGTGTCTGGCCCCGTGGCTTCGTCTCTGCCCCGTGCCCCGATGACTGCAGTGACGGAACGGGCACGCACTTTCACCCCAGGCCAGTGTGTCCAGTTCCTTTAACCTGTCAGACCCACTATCCCCAGTCCCGGCGTGCCCGCCCAGGAAGGGAGTTTTGTGGAACAAGCAGAACACAAGGTCTGTCGGCACGAAGCCCCGGCACCCCTCTCGCCAGCTCTGCTTTCTCCCGAGTGCcctgtttcccttttttttcttgctggCAGTGGAATGACGTCGGAGGTGGAACTAAGGCTGCCGCTCTTGTTGCGAATGTCCCTCACGCTTGCTCGCCCTGCACCCCTGCCCTGCGGGCCAACACTCgtatttctctcattttccctgcatctcggggtgggggcaggcagggggcagGTAGTGAGTAGCTGCCGGGCCGGGCCTCTGCCTggaccccccccccgccccttggTAAAAGGCAGAGAGTCAGGGTCCCCGAAGGTCAGCTTAGACACagagatttccttttctcctccctgtTCCGAGGGGCGAGGGAGATTAGAGTAATAACTTGAACCTGCAGGCAGCCTGGGAGCAGACGCAGGCACCATGGTCCCAGGTGGCCCAGAGGTGGCCGCTGAGGACAGGAAGCCCCAGCCGGCTCCTCTGCCCGCCCTGCCCCCAGGTTCACCCTGTCACCTCTTGTAGGTCAGCGGGGCAGGcagggcctctgaggagagcaCACTGCCCTTCACCTCGCTCACAAGCTGATGGCAGGTGGCCGTCCCACCTGCAGCCCTGGCAGCCCAACTAACAGCCCCGGCGCCTGGCCTCCCGCTCCCTTCGCCTTTAGCCCTGAACTTAGCCCGTTGGTTGGATCCTCCCAGCGTGGGCAGTACCAGTCTTGGGCCCATTAGACTCCCGGGAGCCCGTGTTGGCCCAGCAGTGCTTGCGCAGCCCCGTAAGGTCTCTGGGCCCGACCCGTGTCGAGCGGGTCCTCTTGGCCTGGACCGCGCCCTCCCAGCGGCTTCTCCCACGGCTTTGCTGCCCTCCTGCTCCGGCCCTTCCTCTTACTAACTGCGCCCCCCACGCTCTGCGCCCACCAGGCAGGAGCAGAAAGCCAGGCAGGGGCTGGCCGAGGCCGGAGCGGGTGGCCTTCTGGACGCCTTCTCTGCCTCCATGCTGGGCACCACACGGACACTTGGATGTCCAGGGCCACGGCTGATGGCCGAGGCCTCCCTGGGCAGGGGTGCCCCCCGAGGGTGGGGGACAAGACCCTGGAAGGTGGAGTGGTCGGGGGACGGTCAGAGAGCAGGCTCTGGGGAGCAGACCGTCTCGGGGGCACCGTGGGCAGTGGGCGGGCGCCTGGCCGGCTGGTCCCTCACCCCCACTCCCTCCACAGAGCGCCGACGGCATCCCGCCCGGCTACGAGCCCATCTCCTTGCTCGAGGCGCTCAATGGCCTTCGGGCGGTGCCCCCAGCCATCCCCCCAGCCGCTCCCACGGCTCCCCTCTACGAGGAGATCACCTACTCGGGCGTCTCAGACGGCCTGTCGCAGGCCAGCTGTCCACTTGCTGGGATCGATCGGATGGTGGAAAGCAGCCTGCAGAAGGGCAAGCCCCGGAGCAAGTCCCCTGACAGGTGAGCCGGGCACCGGCAGCCCCCTGCGGCGGCATGCGGCCCTGCCAGCtgcaccgcccccaccccgcctgcCCCACTGCGAGCCGGGGGCCACGTGCCCGGGGCCTGGCCGCGGGTCAGTCATGGGTCCTCCGGGCCGCCCGTGGAGGTGCTGGTGACCCGCCCTGCTGGGCTCAGTTTTTCTCAGACGCTCACGGGTTTTCTAGAAGAGTATGAAGGAGGCACAGGTTCTGTAGAACTCCCACAGCCCCAGCGCCTTCTGTGTGTCACAGAGCGGCTCCAAAGACTGGGGAGGCCACGGGCTTGTCCTTTGGCCGAGGCTCCCTTCCCCTCTGTGCGGGCCACGCACTCCCCAGCCTGGCGCACCCGTGCTGGCCCCCCGGCTGTTGGGGCCCCTGGGGCTGGCTTGGTTGAGCTCACCTGCCTGTCCTCTGCCCCCTCTGTCCCCAGCACCCTCCGGTCCCCGTCGTCCCCCATCCACGAGGAGGACGACTCGGAGGCTCTGCCCgcgccgggcggggcggggctggcgCTGAGCAGCTCCCCCGAGGTGAGGCCCCTGCCTTGTCCCCTCTGCCTGCCTGTTGGCCTCCCAGCCCCCACTGCTAGGGGCTGAAGGCCGTGGGGCCCCCCGTGTCCGGGGCCTGGCTGTCAGCACCAGGGTCTAAGCATGTGTCTTGTGTCTTAGAGCTTCATGACTGAGACGGTGGATGAGACTTCGTCGCTGAAGCAAGGTGAGCGCACCCTGGCCTGAGCCCCGCCGTGCTCCGCCCCTGCTCCTCTGAGGGTTCTCCGAGCCTTGCTGGCTGACCACACACCGCAGTTCCTGCACGGAGGATAGCCCTCGGCCACCCGGTTTCCCTCCCTGCCCGTCCTTTAGTGGCAACAGCCGTTTTTTCTCTTCCCACCTGGACGGTTCTGCTGTGGTTGGTGCCTTGTGCTCTTGGCCTGGGGCTCTGCCTGTCCCACCACAGCAGGGTCCCACCGGGGCCTCTGGGACTCGGGCCTGGTGTGGCCGATGGCCGGGGGCGTGCACAGCTCAGCCAGTCCCTCCCCTGTGTGTCGCCCATGCGGGGATCCTGGTGCCCTTCCTGAGAAGAGGGTTTCGTTAGCACTCAGTGGCCCCTGGGGTCTAGTCCCAGCCGCCGCTGCCAGGCACTGGCTCTGGGTGGGGCAGGGACCTGCCAAGCCACCACAGGGCCTCCAGGGAGGTGATGCGACTTGGAGACGCCATCCCTCTGCTGTCCCAGTGGTTCCTCCCCGCATCAGACAAGGAGACAGAGACTCACCAGGCTTGGTGTCGGGGGAGGCCCGGGTGTGGTCAAGGTCCCCAGAGCACCCTGCCATCTCTGGCGGCGTGAGCCCTCCCAGCTGCGTGGCCCCTGGCCCCGAGGGTCACGGGGTGACCGTGGCCTGCAGGCCCTTGGGAGTGGTGCCAGGAAGGGGGTGTCCCCCTGGGAGCCCAGTGCTGTTGCTTCCTGCTCACCGTGCAGGCAGGCCCGTCTGCCCCTCAGGCCTCAGCTTCACCCCCCAGTGGCGGCAGCTCCTTCCTGCCTGCAGAGTGCTCCAGGACCGGGGGCCTCCAGGGCCCTGTCATGGGATCCGGGGCCCTCTGAGGGCCCCAGAAGTGCAGGGCAGGTCCCAGCTGAGGTCTGACATGTAAGGAGGAGGATCCACCCCCGACATGAATGCCCCGCTGTGGGCCTGGAGCTGTGTGCCCACCTGCCCGTTTCGGAAGATAGCAGACATTCTTTTCAATGTGGGCATGGAatgtttttctaataaaaacaaaacagagcccCATACCCCCCCAGAGGGGTCGgggggcaggagaaaaggaaaaaggaagaaagcataATGGACCGTCTGCCTCGGTCCCGGGAGAACGGGGGAGTCAGGGTGGGGTCTGGGCTCGGGGGCATGGCCGGACCACCTCCTGCCTGCAGGCCCCCCACCTGCCCTGTCCCCTGCAGGGAGCCGCGTGCCGTCCATCGAGAATGTCCTGCAGGACGGCAGCCCCGAGCCCTGTGGCCGCAGCCAGCCCAGTGCACCTGCCGACGTCTACCTGCCAGGTAAGGGCGCTACACCTGAGGTTCTGGAGTCGAGACGAGCAGCCTCGTTGCCCTCAGAGCCTGGTTCCTTCCTAGTGGCGGGAAAGGCCCTCCTGTCTGCCCCCGCCTGCCCCGGGAGCCACACTGCCTTGAGCTATGGCCGGGCACTGGGGGGCTGAGACGGGCTTCAGTGTGGAAGGGCCTCTTGTCCCTGGGCTTCTGGCCGAGCAGCAGAGCCTGTGCAAACAGAGGGAGCTTGGAGGTCGGGGTGCTGGTATGAAGAGGCAGACAGCAGGTCGCTCACCGACACACACAGGCCCCCCCGCCAGAGGAACCCACGGGCGAAGCTCTGTTAGAGCGACTCAGGACTCCAGAGGACCTGGTGTTTCCTGAGGGTGAAAACCTGgtcgggtggggtggggaggaggggtcaggAGAGACTCCGCTTCCCGGAGCCTCGAACGGATCCTGATCCTGCCGATCCTGCCGACGGCCTCTCACCCTGGCCCCTGGGTGCTGCTGGGGGGCACCCCGAGCACACTCAGCCCGTGCAGGACCGCCCCCTACTTCTCACCCCTCGAGTGGCCCACAGAGCGTCCAGGCGTTTGCAGGGCTGGCCCAGCCCATCAGTGGGCACGGGACCTCTGGCGGTCAGGACCCCCAGCGTGTCTC harbors:
- the MGRN1 gene encoding E3 ubiquitin-protein ligase MGRN1 isoform X4; protein product: MGSILSRRIAGVEDIDIQANSAYRYPPKSGNYFASHFFMGGEKFDTPHPEGYLFGENMDLNFLGNRPVQFPYVTPAPHEPVKTLRSLVNIRKDSLRLVRYKDGTDSPTEDGEKPRVLYSLEFTFDADARVAITVYCQAVEEFLNGTAAYSPKSPALQSETVHYKRGVSQQFSLPSFKIDFSEWKDDELNFDLDRGVFPVVIQAVVDEGDVVEVTGHAHVLLAAFEKHMDGSFSVKPLKQKQIVDRVSYLLQEIYGIENKNNQETKPSDEENSDNSSECVVCLSDLRDTLILPCRHLCLCNSCADTLRYQASNCPICRLPFRALLQIRAVRKKPGALSPISFSPVLAQSMDHDEHSSADGIPPGYEPISLLEALNGLRAVPPAIPPAAPTAPLYEEITYSGVSDGLSQASCPLAGIDRMVESSLQKGKPRSKSPDSTLRSPSSPIHEEDDSEALPAPGGAGLALSSSPESFMTETVDETSSLKQGSRVPSIENVLQDGSPEPCGRSQPSAPADVYLPALGPGSCSAGLEE
- the MGRN1 gene encoding E3 ubiquitin-protein ligase MGRN1 isoform X1, coding for MGSILSRRIAGVEDIDIQANSAYRYPPKSGNYFASHFFMGGEKFDTPHPEGYLFGENMDLNFLGNRPVQFPYVTPAPHEPVKTLRSLVNIRKDSLRLVRYKDGTDSPTEDGEKPRVLYSLEFTFDADARVAITVYCQAVEEFLNGTAAYSPKSPALQSETVHYKRGVSQQFSLPSFKIDFSEWKDDELNFDLDRGVFPVVIQAVVDEGDVVEVTGHAHVLLAAFEKHMDGSFSVKPLKQKQIVDRVSYLLQEIYGIENKNNQETKPSDEENSDNSSECVVCLSDLRDTLILPCRHLCLCNSCADTLRYQASNCPICRLPFRALLQIRAVRKKPGALSPISFSPVLAQSMDHDEHSCPFKKSKSHPASLASKKPKGETSADGIPPGYEPISLLEALNGLRAVPPAIPPAAPTAPLYEEITYSGVSDGLSQASCPLAGIDRMVESSLQKGKPRSKSPDSTLRSPSSPIHEEDDSEALPAPGGAGLALSSSPESFMTETVDETSSLKQGSRVPSIENVLQDGSPEPCGRSQPSAPADVYLPGWSTSMETPRSLHIAGHPRPLLGGPSPDPRVAELTPL
- the MGRN1 gene encoding E3 ubiquitin-protein ligase MGRN1 isoform X3 — its product is MGSILSRRIAGVEDIDIQANSAYRYPPKSGNYFASHFFMGGEKFDTPHPEGYLFGENMDLNFLGNRPVQFPYVTPAPHEPVKTLRSLVNIRKDSLRLVRYKDGTDSPTEDGEKPRVLYSLEFTFDADARVAITVYCQAVEEFLNGTAAYSPKSPALQSETVHYKRGVSQQFSLPSFKIDFSEWKDDELNFDLDRGVFPVVIQAVVDEGDVVEVTGHAHVLLAAFEKHMDGSFSVKPLKQKQIVDRVSYLLQEIYGIENKNNQETKPSDEENSDNSSECVVCLSDLRDTLILPCRHLCLCNSCADTLRYQASNCPICRLPFRALLQIRAVRKKPGALSPISFSPVLAQSMDHDEHSCPFKKSKSHPASLASKKPKGETSADGIPPGYEPISLLEALNGLRAVPPAIPPAAPTAPLYEEITYSGVSDGLSQASCPLAGIDRMVESSLQKGKPRSKSPDSTLRSPSSPIHEEDDSEALPAPGGAGLALSSSPESFMTETVDETSSLKQGSRVPSIENVLQDGSPEPCGRSQPSAPADVYLPALGPGSCSAGLEE